One Hordeum vulgare subsp. vulgare chromosome 4H, MorexV3_pseudomolecules_assembly, whole genome shotgun sequence DNA window includes the following coding sequences:
- the LOC123449433 gene encoding dehydrodolichyl diphosphate synthase complex subunit NUS1-like isoform X2, translating into MHDTIYDTTITGSLRSGPSSPQKGKEKQIRAHCFDPGQNPVAGLLPLGNGSSDREFVALARPQLPPPRCRCGRDAAGPGVSAAATASTGGTLREAFVANETTLLINKPPPHMSLPSMIIKLTLGFLWCIIHLAISLLSLCSLLIFNLECCLISSGLLWKYWNLQLAKLKYLAIVVDSREAKNTVKINQLLCWLKTLGVKYVCLYDIDGVLKKLFEPGMDGSRDNKPGDYLDVSANTKALGCCQRQMTIECISGSDGKEGIAKAANLLCSTFLNGDSYTQENVKSEENIKSEPVFTETDMANALKSIGCAGPEPDLLLVYGPARCHLGFPTWRLRYTEIMHMGPLKSMKYGALVKAFHNFSKKYQNYGK; encoded by the exons atgcatgatactatctatgatactaccattacgggCAGCCTGAGATCAGGGCCCTCCAGCcctcaaaaaggaaaagaaaaacagATCAGGGCCCATTGCTTTGATCCTGGTCAAAATCCTGTCGCTGGTCTTCTACCTTTGGGCAACGGGAGTTCAGATCGTGAATTCGTTGCTCTTGCCCGGCCGCAGCTGCCGCCTCCGCGGTGCCGATGCGGCCGTGACGCCGCCGGGCCTGGGGTAAGCGCGGCAGCGACGGCGTCGACCGGCGGCACGCTGAG GGAGGCATTTGTGGCCAATGAGACCACCCTACTCATCAATAAGCCTCCTCCACAT ATGTCTCTACCATCAATGATTATAAAGCTCACTTTGGGCTTTCTCTGGTGCATCATCCACTTAGCAATCAGCCTTTTAAGCTTATGTTCTCTTCTGATTTTCAATCTAGAGTGTTGTCTTATTTCATCTGGGTTGTTGTGGAAGTATTGGAATCTCCAACTGGCGAAACTCAAATACCTCGCTATCGTGGTAGATAGCAGAGAAGCTAAGAATACCGTGAAGATCAATCAGCTATTATGTTGGCTCAAAACTCTTGGTGTGAAGTATGTATGTCTCTACGACATTGACG GAGTGCTGAAGAAATTGTTTGAACCTGGTATGGATGGCTCAAGAGATAATAAACCCGGAGATTATTTG GATGTCAGTGCAAATACCAAAGCCTTAGGCTGTTGCCAGAGACAGATGACGATAGAGTGCATTTCTGgttctgatggcaaagagggtattGCTAAAGCAGCGAActtactttgctccacttttttaAACGGTGATAGTTATACTCAAGAGAATGTCAAAAGTGAAGAGAATATCAAAAGTGAGCCAGTATTTACAGAAACTGACATGGCCAATGCACTGAAATCCATAG GTTGTGCTGGACCAGAACCTGATCTTCTTCTTGTGTATGGTCCTGCCAGATGCCATTTAGGCTTTCCTACATGGAGATTGCGGTATACTGAGATTAT GCATATGGGACCTCTGAAATCAATGAAATACGGCGCCCTTGTGAAAGCCTTCCATAACTTCTCAAAGAAATACCAAAACTATG GTAAATGA
- the LOC123449433 gene encoding dehydrodolichyl diphosphate synthase complex subunit nus1-like isoform X5: MHRSLYAEAFVANETTLLINKPPPHVFKLMSLPSMIIKLTLGFLWCIIHLAISLLSLCSLLIFNLECCLISSGLLWKYWNLQLAKLKYLAIVVDSREAKNTVKINQLLCWLKTLGVKYVCLYDIDGVLKKLFEPGMDGSRDNKPGDYLDVSANTKALGCCQRQMTIECISGSDGKEGIAKAANLLCSTFLNGDSYTQENVKSEENIKSEPVFTETDMANALKSIGCAGPEPDLLLVYGPARCHLGFPTWRLRYTEIMHMGPLKSMKYGALVKAFHNFSKKYQNYGK; encoded by the exons ATGCATAGGTCGCTGTACGC GGAGGCATTTGTGGCCAATGAGACCACCCTACTCATCAATAAGCCTCCTCCACATGTATTTAAACTG ATGTCTCTACCATCAATGATTATAAAGCTCACTTTGGGCTTTCTCTGGTGCATCATCCACTTAGCAATCAGCCTTTTAAGCTTATGTTCTCTTCTGATTTTCAATCTAGAGTGTTGTCTTATTTCATCTGGGTTGTTGTGGAAGTATTGGAATCTCCAACTGGCGAAACTCAAATACCTCGCTATCGTGGTAGATAGCAGAGAAGCTAAGAATACCGTGAAGATCAATCAGCTATTATGTTGGCTCAAAACTCTTGGTGTGAAGTATGTATGTCTCTACGACATTGACG GAGTGCTGAAGAAATTGTTTGAACCTGGTATGGATGGCTCAAGAGATAATAAACCCGGAGATTATTTG GATGTCAGTGCAAATACCAAAGCCTTAGGCTGTTGCCAGAGACAGATGACGATAGAGTGCATTTCTGgttctgatggcaaagagggtattGCTAAAGCAGCGAActtactttgctccacttttttaAACGGTGATAGTTATACTCAAGAGAATGTCAAAAGTGAAGAGAATATCAAAAGTGAGCCAGTATTTACAGAAACTGACATGGCCAATGCACTGAAATCCATAG GTTGTGCTGGACCAGAACCTGATCTTCTTCTTGTGTATGGTCCTGCCAGATGCCATTTAGGCTTTCCTACATGGAGATTGCGGTATACTGAGATTAT GCATATGGGACCTCTGAAATCAATGAAATACGGCGCCCTTGTGAAAGCCTTCCATAACTTCTCAAAGAAATACCAAAACTATG GTAAATGA
- the LOC123449433 gene encoding dehydrodolichyl diphosphate synthase complex subunit NUS1-like isoform X7, giving the protein MGAKAMEAFVANETTLLINKPPPHMSLPSMIIKLTLGFLWCIIHLAISLLSLCSLLIFNLECCLISSGLLWKYWNLQLAKLKYLAIVVDSREAKNTVKINQLLCWLKTLGVKYVCLYDIDGVLKKLFEPGMDGSRDNKPGDYLDVSANTKALGCCQRQMTIECISGSDGKEGIAKAANLLCSTFLNGDSYTQENVKSEENIKSEPVFTETDMANALKSIGCAGPEPDLLLVYGPARCHLGFPTWRLRYTEIMHMGPLKSMKYGALVKAFHNFSKKYQNYGK; this is encoded by the exons ATGGGCGCCAAGGCCAT GGAGGCATTTGTGGCCAATGAGACCACCCTACTCATCAATAAGCCTCCTCCACAT ATGTCTCTACCATCAATGATTATAAAGCTCACTTTGGGCTTTCTCTGGTGCATCATCCACTTAGCAATCAGCCTTTTAAGCTTATGTTCTCTTCTGATTTTCAATCTAGAGTGTTGTCTTATTTCATCTGGGTTGTTGTGGAAGTATTGGAATCTCCAACTGGCGAAACTCAAATACCTCGCTATCGTGGTAGATAGCAGAGAAGCTAAGAATACCGTGAAGATCAATCAGCTATTATGTTGGCTCAAAACTCTTGGTGTGAAGTATGTATGTCTCTACGACATTGACG GAGTGCTGAAGAAATTGTTTGAACCTGGTATGGATGGCTCAAGAGATAATAAACCCGGAGATTATTTG GATGTCAGTGCAAATACCAAAGCCTTAGGCTGTTGCCAGAGACAGATGACGATAGAGTGCATTTCTGgttctgatggcaaagagggtattGCTAAAGCAGCGAActtactttgctccacttttttaAACGGTGATAGTTATACTCAAGAGAATGTCAAAAGTGAAGAGAATATCAAAAGTGAGCCAGTATTTACAGAAACTGACATGGCCAATGCACTGAAATCCATAG GTTGTGCTGGACCAGAACCTGATCTTCTTCTTGTGTATGGTCCTGCCAGATGCCATTTAGGCTTTCCTACATGGAGATTGCGGTATACTGAGATTAT GCATATGGGACCTCTGAAATCAATGAAATACGGCGCCCTTGTGAAAGCCTTCCATAACTTCTCAAAGAAATACCAAAACTATG GTAAATGA
- the LOC123449435 gene encoding uncharacterized protein LOC123449435 isoform X1 gives MAVSTSASTLPLLFLHRSAASPNPSALSFASSLRASPLRSRAAASASAAPPAETLADDLPSDTPPVGEGSGIPMPSSIGEDGEELLFGATAGKETVPRARAQLHSSFSDSFDVSQERVVITNSSGEKLIGVLHEAGSNDIVVLCHGFRSSKESRTVMGLTDALTSEKISVFRFDFSGNGESEGTFQYGNYYKEVDDLHNVIQHFKEHKRDTRAIAGHSKGGDVVIIYASMYQDVSRVINISGRFDLKRGIADRLGSGYMERISQHGFIDVAQKTGQFMYRVTKESLMDRLRIDMQSACMSIDPNCRVLTVHGSDDDVVPSEDALEFHKYIGNHEVHIIEGADHRYSSHRLELANIVMKFVTSV, from the exons ATGGCCGTCTCCACCTCCGCCTCCACgctccccctcctcttcctccaccGCTCCGCCGCAAGCCCGAACCCCTCCGCGCTCTCCTTCGCCTCCTCCCTCCGCGCGTCCCCGCTGCgctcccgcgccgccgcctccgcctccgccgcacCGCCAGCCGAGACCCTCGCCGACGACCTGCCCTCCGACACGCCTCCG GTTGGCGAGGGGTCGGGAATTCCGATGCCGTCGTCGATTGGGGAGGATGGGGAGGAG TTGCTGTTTGGTGCTACTGCCGGGAAAGAAACTGTTCCAAGGGCACGTGCACAGTTGCACTCCTCCTTCAGTGATTCCTTCGATGTATCTCAAGAGAGGGTAGTGATAACGAACAGTTCTGGAGAGAAACTCATTGGCGTTTTGCACGAAGCTGGATCTAATGACATTGTAGTGTTATGCCATGGGTTTAGGTCATCAAAGGAAAGTAGAACCGTAATGGGTCTTACTGATGCATTAACATCAGAGAAGATTAGTGTATTTCGGTTTGATTTTTCTGGCAATGGAGAAAGTGAAGGTACATTTCAGTATGGCAACTACTACAAAGAGGTGGATGATTTGCATAATGTAATCCAGCATTTTAAGGAGCACAAGCGTGATACTCGTGCTATTGCTGGCCACAGTAAGGGAGGAGATGTGGTCATCATCTATGCGTCCATGTATCAAGATGTATCTCGTGTTATCAACATATCGGGCCGATTTGATCTGAAACGTGGAATTGCAGATCGTCTTGGCAGTGGCTATATGGAAAGGATAAGTCAACATGGTTTCATTGACGTGGCACAGAAAACAGGACAGTTCATGTACCGTGTGACCAAAGAAAGTCTGATGGACCGTCTTAGGATAGATATGCAAAGTGCATGCATGTCTATTGACCCTAATTGCAGGGTCCTGACAGTTCATGGTTCTGACGATGATGTTGTGCCATCGGAGGATGCTCTGGAATTTCATAAATATATAGGCAACCACGAAGTGCATATTATCGAAGGAGCTGATCATAGATATTCATCTCATCGGCTTGAGTTGGCTAACATTGTAATGAAATTTGTTACATCTGTCTGA
- the LOC123449433 gene encoding dehydrodolichyl diphosphate synthase complex subunit nus1-like isoform X3, with protein sequence MLAFFCDCSSSSARLHIRFLQFDSVLLVLDPSAAFRPISLSPSCGYHGRQGHMSLPSMIIKLTLGFLWCIIHLAISLLSLCSLLIFNLECCLISSGLLWKYWNLQLAKLKYLAIVVDSREAKNTVKINQLLCWLKTLGVKYVCLYDIDGVLKKLFEPGMDGSRDNKPGDYLDVSANTKALGCCQRQMTIECISGSDGKEGIAKAANLLCSTFLNGDSYTQENVKSEENIKSEPVFTETDMANALKSIGCAGPEPDLLLVYGPARCHLGFPTWRLRYTEIMHMGPLKSMKYGALVKAFHNFSKKYQNYGK encoded by the exons ATGCTAGCTTTTTTTTGTGATTGTAGCTCTTCCTCGGCCCGGCTACACATTCGGTTCCTCCAATTCGATAGCGTGCTCCTGGTTCTTGATCCTTCGGCTGCTTTTCGCCCCATCTCTCTCAGCCCAAGCTGTGGCTACCATGGGCGCCAAGGCCAT ATGTCTCTACCATCAATGATTATAAAGCTCACTTTGGGCTTTCTCTGGTGCATCATCCACTTAGCAATCAGCCTTTTAAGCTTATGTTCTCTTCTGATTTTCAATCTAGAGTGTTGTCTTATTTCATCTGGGTTGTTGTGGAAGTATTGGAATCTCCAACTGGCGAAACTCAAATACCTCGCTATCGTGGTAGATAGCAGAGAAGCTAAGAATACCGTGAAGATCAATCAGCTATTATGTTGGCTCAAAACTCTTGGTGTGAAGTATGTATGTCTCTACGACATTGACG GAGTGCTGAAGAAATTGTTTGAACCTGGTATGGATGGCTCAAGAGATAATAAACCCGGAGATTATTTG GATGTCAGTGCAAATACCAAAGCCTTAGGCTGTTGCCAGAGACAGATGACGATAGAGTGCATTTCTGgttctgatggcaaagagggtattGCTAAAGCAGCGAActtactttgctccacttttttaAACGGTGATAGTTATACTCAAGAGAATGTCAAAAGTGAAGAGAATATCAAAAGTGAGCCAGTATTTACAGAAACTGACATGGCCAATGCACTGAAATCCATAG GTTGTGCTGGACCAGAACCTGATCTTCTTCTTGTGTATGGTCCTGCCAGATGCCATTTAGGCTTTCCTACATGGAGATTGCGGTATACTGAGATTAT GCATATGGGACCTCTGAAATCAATGAAATACGGCGCCCTTGTGAAAGCCTTCCATAACTTCTCAAAGAAATACCAAAACTATG GTAAATGA
- the LOC123449433 gene encoding uncharacterized protein LOC123449433 isoform X4, which yields MHDTIYDTTITGSLRSGPSSPQKGKEKQIRAHCFDPGQNPVAGLLPLGNGSSDREFVALARPQLPPPRCRCGRDAAGPGVSAAATASTGGTLREAFVANETTLLINKPPPHVFKLMSLPSMIIKLTLGFLWCIIHLAISLLSLCSLLIFNLECCLISSGLLWKYWNLQLAKLKYLAIVVDSREAKNTVKINQLLCWLKTLGVKYVCLYDIDGVLKKLFEPGMDGSRDNKPGDYLDVSANTKALGCCQRQMTIECISGSDGKEGIAKAANLLCSTFLNGDSYTQENVKSEENIKSEPVFTETDMANALKSIDAI from the exons atgcatgatactatctatgatactaccattacgggCAGCCTGAGATCAGGGCCCTCCAGCcctcaaaaaggaaaagaaaaacagATCAGGGCCCATTGCTTTGATCCTGGTCAAAATCCTGTCGCTGGTCTTCTACCTTTGGGCAACGGGAGTTCAGATCGTGAATTCGTTGCTCTTGCCCGGCCGCAGCTGCCGCCTCCGCGGTGCCGATGCGGCCGTGACGCCGCCGGGCCTGGGGTAAGCGCGGCAGCGACGGCGTCGACCGGCGGCACGCTGAG GGAGGCATTTGTGGCCAATGAGACCACCCTACTCATCAATAAGCCTCCTCCACATGTATTTAAACTG ATGTCTCTACCATCAATGATTATAAAGCTCACTTTGGGCTTTCTCTGGTGCATCATCCACTTAGCAATCAGCCTTTTAAGCTTATGTTCTCTTCTGATTTTCAATCTAGAGTGTTGTCTTATTTCATCTGGGTTGTTGTGGAAGTATTGGAATCTCCAACTGGCGAAACTCAAATACCTCGCTATCGTGGTAGATAGCAGAGAAGCTAAGAATACCGTGAAGATCAATCAGCTATTATGTTGGCTCAAAACTCTTGGTGTGAAGTATGTATGTCTCTACGACATTGACG GAGTGCTGAAGAAATTGTTTGAACCTGGTATGGATGGCTCAAGAGATAATAAACCCGGAGATTATTTG GATGTCAGTGCAAATACCAAAGCCTTAGGCTGTTGCCAGAGACAGATGACGATAGAGTGCATTTCTGgttctgatggcaaagagggtattGCTAAAGCAGCGAActtactttgctccacttttttaAACGGTGATAGTTATACTCAAGAGAATGTCAAAAGTGAAGAGAATATCAAAAGTGAGCCAGTATTTACAGAAACTGACATGGCCAATGCACTGAAATCCATAG ATGCCATTTAG
- the LOC123449433 gene encoding dehydrodolichyl diphosphate synthase complex subunit nus1-like isoform X6 — protein sequence MGAKAMEAFVANETTLLINKPPPHVFKLMSLPSMIIKLTLGFLWCIIHLAISLLSLCSLLIFNLECCLISSGLLWKYWNLQLAKLKYLAIVVDSREAKNTVKINQLLCWLKTLGVKYVCLYDIDGVLKKLFEPGMDGSRDNKPGDYLDVSANTKALGCCQRQMTIECISGSDGKEGIAKAANLLCSTFLNGDSYTQENVKSEENIKSEPVFTETDMANALKSIGCAGPEPDLLLVYGPARCHLGFPTWRLRYTEIMHMGPLKSMKYGALVKAFHNFSKKYQNYGK from the exons ATGGGCGCCAAGGCCAT GGAGGCATTTGTGGCCAATGAGACCACCCTACTCATCAATAAGCCTCCTCCACATGTATTTAAACTG ATGTCTCTACCATCAATGATTATAAAGCTCACTTTGGGCTTTCTCTGGTGCATCATCCACTTAGCAATCAGCCTTTTAAGCTTATGTTCTCTTCTGATTTTCAATCTAGAGTGTTGTCTTATTTCATCTGGGTTGTTGTGGAAGTATTGGAATCTCCAACTGGCGAAACTCAAATACCTCGCTATCGTGGTAGATAGCAGAGAAGCTAAGAATACCGTGAAGATCAATCAGCTATTATGTTGGCTCAAAACTCTTGGTGTGAAGTATGTATGTCTCTACGACATTGACG GAGTGCTGAAGAAATTGTTTGAACCTGGTATGGATGGCTCAAGAGATAATAAACCCGGAGATTATTTG GATGTCAGTGCAAATACCAAAGCCTTAGGCTGTTGCCAGAGACAGATGACGATAGAGTGCATTTCTGgttctgatggcaaagagggtattGCTAAAGCAGCGAActtactttgctccacttttttaAACGGTGATAGTTATACTCAAGAGAATGTCAAAAGTGAAGAGAATATCAAAAGTGAGCCAGTATTTACAGAAACTGACATGGCCAATGCACTGAAATCCATAG GTTGTGCTGGACCAGAACCTGATCTTCTTCTTGTGTATGGTCCTGCCAGATGCCATTTAGGCTTTCCTACATGGAGATTGCGGTATACTGAGATTAT GCATATGGGACCTCTGAAATCAATGAAATACGGCGCCCTTGTGAAAGCCTTCCATAACTTCTCAAAGAAATACCAAAACTATG GTAAATGA
- the LOC123449434 gene encoding plant-specific TFIIB-related protein 1 produces the protein MSLPTQCPYCRSPAPARCATTQPPLSRAVSECSSCARLVLERHLHTHPFFPLLPSIHPLPLVTPDLAAAAPAPSSPAPNDDDDPFLPAGFVSAFSAFSLERHPVLARSASAFSGQLAELERALAVDAAASSTPDPAGPMVSVDSLRAYLQIVDVASILRLDRDIADHAFDLFKECSSATCLRNRSVEALATAALVQAIREAREPRTLQEISTASNLPQKEIGKYIKILGESLKLSQPLNSNSIAVHMPRFCNLLQLNKSAQELAAHIGEVVVNKCFCTRRNPISISAAAIYLACQLEDKRKTQAEICKVTGLTEVTLRKVYKELLENWDDLLPPNYTPATPPEKAFPMTNIYSARSSSGKDLYQDKLLDNIKQKGSEAAEPDHMVIVREDEDKKTAPPGWPPSKHEPHDLNQAGWQPNVPFSASPKLDRDNMETNVRGFNLNEESCPMDCEKPDVSMKPPFADRWPTEAKVLPSPPSRQPLPWQLKQAGSATGPSSYPRSREMQLGLGMDFLSGRGKRSAGDGGDGRDKEGK, from the exons atgtcgcTGCCGACGCAGTGCCCCTACTGCCGGTCCCCCGCGCCGGCGCGGTGCGCCACCACGCAGCCGCCGCTCTCGCGCGCCGTCTCTGAGTGCTCCTCCTGCGCCCGCCTCGTCCTCGAGCGCCACCTCCACACCCACcccttcttccccctcctcccctccatccACCCACTCCCCCTCGTCACCcccgacctcgccgccgccgcccccgcgccctcctccccggcccccaacgacgacgacgacccctTCCTCCCCGCCGGCTTCGTCTCCGCCTTCTCGGCCTTCTCCCTCGAGCGCCACCCCGTCCTCGCCCGCTCCGCCTCCGCCTTCTCCGGCCAGCTCGCCGAGCTCGAGCGCGCGCTCGCCGTcgacgccgccgcctcctccacccCGGACCCCGCGGGCCCCATGGTCTCCGTCGACAGCCTCCGTGCCTACCTCCAGATCGTGGATGTCGCCTCCATCCTCAGGCTCGACCGGGACATCGCCGACCACGCCTTCGACCTCTTCAAGGAGTGCTCCAGCGCCACCTGCCTCAGGAACCGCAGCGTCGAGGCGCTGGCCACCGCCGCGCTCGTGCAGGCCATCCGCGAGGCACGGGAGCCCAGGACGCTGCAG GAAATCTCCACAGCTAGCAATCTTCCTCAGAAAGAAATAGGAAAATACATCAAAATACTGGGCGAATCTCTTAAACTGAGTCAACCTCTTAACAGCAATTCAATAGCAGTTCACATGCCTCGGTTTTGCAACCTCCTCCAGCTCAATAAATCAGCCCAG GAACTTGCAGCCCACATAGGCGAGGTGGTTGTTAACAAATGCTTCTGCACGCGGCGAAACCCTATAAGCATATCTGCTGCTGCTATCTACCTTGCATGTCAGCTTGAAGACAAGCGCAAAACCCAGGCAGAGATCTGTAAGGTTACAGGCCTTACAGAGGTCACCCTACGCAAAGTGTATAAAGAGCTGTTGGAAAATTGGGACGATTTGCTACCCCCTAACTACACACCAGCTACACCACCAGAGAAAGCTTTCCCGATGACAAACATATATTCTGCGCGTTCGTCTAGCGGAAAGGATCTTTATCAGGATAAGTTGCTGGATAATATCAAGCAAAAAGGCTCTGAAGCTGCAGAGCCTGATCACATGGTAATTGTAAGAGAGGATGAAGATAAGAAAACTGCTCCTCCTGGTTGGCCTCCTTCAAAGCATGAGCCCCATGATTTGAACCAGGCGGGTTGGCAGCCGAATGTTCCATTTTCGGCGTCTCCGAAATTGGACCGCGACAATATGGAGACAAACGTTCGTGGGTTTAATCTCAATGAGGAATCATGTCCAATGGATTGTGAAAAGCCAGACGTTTCAATGAAGCCACCCTTTGCGGATCGATGGCCGACTGAAGCAAAGGTGCTTCCATCTCCCCCTAGCAGACAGCCTCTGCCATGGCAGCTTAAGCAAGCGGGTTCGGCAACGGGGCCATCATCTTATCCGAGGAGTCGTGAGATGCAGCTAGGCTTGGGCATGGACTTTCTGTCTGGGCGTGGGAAAAGGAGCGCTGGGGATGGCGGCGATGGCCGTGACAAAGAGGGCAAGTGA
- the LOC123449433 gene encoding dehydrodolichyl diphosphate synthase complex subunit NUS1-like isoform X1, giving the protein MHDTIYDTTITGSLRSGPSSPQKGKEKQIRAHCFDPGQNPVAGLLPLGNGSSDREFVALARPQLPPPRCRCGRDAAGPGVSAAATASTGGTLREAFVANETTLLINKPPPHVFKLMSLPSMIIKLTLGFLWCIIHLAISLLSLCSLLIFNLECCLISSGLLWKYWNLQLAKLKYLAIVVDSREAKNTVKINQLLCWLKTLGVKYVCLYDIDGVLKKLFEPGMDGSRDNKPGDYLDVSANTKALGCCQRQMTIECISGSDGKEGIAKAANLLCSTFLNGDSYTQENVKSEENIKSEPVFTETDMANALKSIGCAGPEPDLLLVYGPARCHLGFPTWRLRYTEIMHMGPLKSMKYGALVKAFHNFSKKYQNYGK; this is encoded by the exons atgcatgatactatctatgatactaccattacgggCAGCCTGAGATCAGGGCCCTCCAGCcctcaaaaaggaaaagaaaaacagATCAGGGCCCATTGCTTTGATCCTGGTCAAAATCCTGTCGCTGGTCTTCTACCTTTGGGCAACGGGAGTTCAGATCGTGAATTCGTTGCTCTTGCCCGGCCGCAGCTGCCGCCTCCGCGGTGCCGATGCGGCCGTGACGCCGCCGGGCCTGGGGTAAGCGCGGCAGCGACGGCGTCGACCGGCGGCACGCTGAG GGAGGCATTTGTGGCCAATGAGACCACCCTACTCATCAATAAGCCTCCTCCACATGTATTTAAACTG ATGTCTCTACCATCAATGATTATAAAGCTCACTTTGGGCTTTCTCTGGTGCATCATCCACTTAGCAATCAGCCTTTTAAGCTTATGTTCTCTTCTGATTTTCAATCTAGAGTGTTGTCTTATTTCATCTGGGTTGTTGTGGAAGTATTGGAATCTCCAACTGGCGAAACTCAAATACCTCGCTATCGTGGTAGATAGCAGAGAAGCTAAGAATACCGTGAAGATCAATCAGCTATTATGTTGGCTCAAAACTCTTGGTGTGAAGTATGTATGTCTCTACGACATTGACG GAGTGCTGAAGAAATTGTTTGAACCTGGTATGGATGGCTCAAGAGATAATAAACCCGGAGATTATTTG GATGTCAGTGCAAATACCAAAGCCTTAGGCTGTTGCCAGAGACAGATGACGATAGAGTGCATTTCTGgttctgatggcaaagagggtattGCTAAAGCAGCGAActtactttgctccacttttttaAACGGTGATAGTTATACTCAAGAGAATGTCAAAAGTGAAGAGAATATCAAAAGTGAGCCAGTATTTACAGAAACTGACATGGCCAATGCACTGAAATCCATAG GTTGTGCTGGACCAGAACCTGATCTTCTTCTTGTGTATGGTCCTGCCAGATGCCATTTAGGCTTTCCTACATGGAGATTGCGGTATACTGAGATTAT GCATATGGGACCTCTGAAATCAATGAAATACGGCGCCCTTGTGAAAGCCTTCCATAACTTCTCAAAGAAATACCAAAACTATG GTAAATGA
- the LOC123449435 gene encoding cyanelle 30S ribosomal protein S10 isoform X2: MAVSTSASTLPLLFLHRSAASPNPSALSFASSLRASPLRSRAAASASAAPPAETLADDLPSDTPPVGEGSGIPMPSSIGEDGEELAPKQKIRIKLRSYWVPLIEDSCKQIIEAAKTTNAKTMGPVPLPTKKRIYCVLNSPHVHKDSRFHFEIRTHQRLIDIMYPTAQTIDSLMQLQLPAGVDVEVKL; the protein is encoded by the exons ATGGCCGTCTCCACCTCCGCCTCCACgctccccctcctcttcctccaccGCTCCGCCGCAAGCCCGAACCCCTCCGCGCTCTCCTTCGCCTCCTCCCTCCGCGCGTCCCCGCTGCgctcccgcgccgccgcctccgcctccgccgcacCGCCAGCCGAGACCCTCGCCGACGACCTGCCCTCCGACACGCCTCCG GTTGGCGAGGGGTCGGGAATTCCGATGCCGTCGTCGATTGGGGAGGATGGGGAGGAG CTGGCACCAAAGCAGAAGATCAGAATCAAGCTAAGGTCTTACTGGGTGCCATTGATCGAGGACTCCTGCAAGCAGATCATTGAAGCTGCAAAAACAACTAATGCCAAGACCATGGGTCCTGTTCCTCTGCCAACCAAGAAGAGAATATACTGTGTGCTCAACTCTCCCCACGTGCACAAAGATTCAAGGTTCCACTTCGAGATTCGGACACACCAGCGGTTGATTGATATCATGTACCCGACCGCCCAGACGATCGACTCGTTGATGCAGCTCCAGCTCCCTGCCGGGGTGGATGTCGAGGTTAAGCTATGA